One Siniperca chuatsi isolate FFG_IHB_CAS linkage group LG3, ASM2008510v1, whole genome shotgun sequence genomic region harbors:
- the uba6 gene encoding ubiquitin-like modifier-activating enzyme 6, translated as MAADSMEIDDSLYSRQRYVLGDSAMHQMAQSSVFLSGMGGLGIEIAKNIVLAGVKAVTLHDTKQCETWDLGSNFFIRKEDVLSQRRRVEAVCPRVAELNPYVHVDMSSTALDKNTDLSFLRKYQCVILTEARLSLQKRVNEFCHSQQPPIRFIGCDAYGICVRVFCDFGEEFEVSDPTGEEPKEIFIQTITQENPGVVTCMDNQPHGLQTGQSVVFREVNGMVELNSTVRQVSVLSSHSFAIGDTSQLQPYAHGGFFVLLKTPKTYRFETIERQLCDPQVLTPDFSKPEAPLQIHAAMLALDDFQEQHSRLPNIWCLQDAEVLLKLTEEVNATLRNKASVNTDLVRCLSRTARGTLPPLAAAVGGLASQEVLKAITGKFAPLQQWFYLDAIEIVRPLQSVSAEEFFPRGDRYDGLRACIGESMCLELHKLRVFMVGCGAIGCEMLKNFALLGVGLAKSSGEVCITDPDLIEKSNLNRQFLFRPHHIQKPKSTTAAEATRDINPDLQVDAHLNKVCPATESIYNDSFYSRLNLVVTALDNVEARRYVDSRCVSNQRPLLDSGTMGTKGHTEIIVPNLTESYNSHRDPPEEEIPFCTLKSFPSVIEHTIQWARDKFENAFVHKPSMYNSFWQTHSSAEVVLQRMQMGESLEGSFQVIKLLSRRPSQWEQCITIARLKFEKYFKRKALQLLHSFPLDTRLKDGSLFWQSPKRPPAPFDFDLKDSLHFTFIVSTARLFAGIYNIPYSEKDLSEEAVTRILSDVKIPEYRPAEKCIETDETAKKPDQIKMPLSSEEEREAITQLEQAIATDSVTAERLQMSPLQFEKDDDSNGHIDFVASASALRARMYSIEPADRLKTKRIAGKIIPAIATATAAVAGLVALELIKVVGVYGFESFKNCFFNLAIPVVVLTEPAPVKRTLIRDNIYFSIWDCWTIFGNEDFTLSDFINAVREKYGIEPTMVVHGVKMLYVPVMPGHSKRLKLTMQKLIKPSVDRRYVDLTVSFAPEADGDDDLPGPPVRYYFSCNGEDALTPS; from the exons ATGGCTGCAGACTCGATGGAGATTGACGACTCTCTTTACAG CCGCCAGCGATATGTGCTGGGAGACAGTGCTATGCACCAGATGGCCCAGTCCTCAGTCTTTCTCAGTGGAATGGGAGGACTGGGAATTGAGATAG CAAAGAATATTGTCCTGGCTGGTGTGAAG GCAGTCACCCTTCATGACACAAAGCAATGTGAAACCTGGGATCTGGGCTCCAACTTCTTTATCCGCAAAGAGGATGTGTTGAGCCAGAGGAGGAG GGTGGAGGCAGTGTGCCCTCGGGTCGCAGAGTTGAACCCTTATGTCCACGTTGACATGTCTTCCACTGCTCTGGACAAAAACACTGATCTCAGCTTTCTCAGAAAGTATCAG TGTGTGATTCTGACTGAGGCCAGATTGAGCCTACAAAAGAGAGTCAATGAGTTCTGCCACTCACAACAACCCCCTATCAGA TTCATTGGCTGTGATGCATATGGTATCTGTGTGCGggtgttttgtgattttggagAGGAGTTTGAGGTGTCGGATCCCACAGGAGAGGAGCCCAAGGAGATTTTCATCCAAACTATCACTCAG GAAAATCCTGGGGTGGTGACCTGCATGGACAACCAACCGCATGGCCTACAGACAGGCCAGAGTGTTGTCTTCAGAGAGGTCAATGGCATGGTGGAACTCAACAGCACCGTGCGACAGGTTTCAG TCCTTTCCTCTCACAGTTTTGCAATAGGAGACACATCCCAACTACAACCATATGCACATGGAGGGTTCTTTGTCCTGTTGAAAACCCCTAAGACATACAGATTT GAGACAATCGAGAGACAGTTGTGTGATCCTCAGGTCCTGACTCCAGACTTCAGTAAACCAGAG GCCCCACTACAGATCCATGCAGCCATGTTGGCTCTGGACGACTTCCAGGAGCAGCACAGTAGACTTCCCAACATTtg GTGTTTACAGGATGCTGAGGTTTTACTGAAGCTAACCGAGGAAGTGAATGCAACTCTCAGGAACAAA GCGTCTGTGAATACTGACTTGGTGCGCTGTCTGTCGAGAACAGCAAGGGGAACTCTTCCTCCGTTAGCTGCAGCTGTAGGAGGGCTAGCCAGCCAGGAAGTTCTTAAGGCCATCACAGGAAAGTTTGCGCCACTGCAGCAATGG TTTTATCTTGATGCCATCGAGATAGTCAGGCCACTTCAGTCTGTTTCTGCTGAGGAGTTTTTCCCAAGGGGTGATCGGTATGATGGATTACGAGCTTGCATTGGTGAATCAATGTGTCTAGAATTGCACAAGCTCAGGGTCTTCATG GTGGGCTGTGGCGCCATAGGCTGTGAGATGCTGAAAAACTTTGCCCTGCTTGGAGTAGGATTGGCCAAAAGCTCAGGAGAG GTATGCATCACAGACCCAGACCTTATAGAAAAGTCCAACCTCAATCGTCAGTTTCTCTTTAGACCACATCATATACAG AAACCAAAGAGTACCACAGCAGCAGAAGCCACTCGTGATATCAACCCAGACCTGCAGGTGGATGCTCACCTCAACAAGGTGTGTCCGGCTACTGAGAGCATCTACAATGACTCCTTCTACTCCCGCCTAAACCTAGTGGTCACCGCGCTGGACAACGTGGAGGCTCGGAGATATGTGGACAG CCGCTGTGTATCCAATCAGAGACCTCTCCTGGACTCTGGCACCATGGGAACTAAAGGACACACAGAAATCATTGTGCCAAATTTGACAGAGTCCTACAATAGCCAT AGGGACCCCCCAGAAGAGGAGATCCCATTCTGCACTCTCAAGTCTTTCCCTTCTGTCATAGAGCACACCATTCAATGGGCAAGAGACAAG TTTGAGAATGCGTTCGTCCACAAGCCCTCCATGTACAACTCGTTCTGGCAGACCCACTCCTCAGCTGAAGTGGTGCTACAG aggatGCAGATGGGAGAAAGTCTGGAGGGGTCATTCCAGGTCATTAAGCTACTGAGCAGACGGCCTAGCCAGTGGGAACAGTGCATCACTATTGCCCGTCTGAAATTCGAAAAGTATTTCAAGAGAAAG GCCCTACAACTGTTGCACTCTTTCCCTCTGGACACAAGGTTAAAAGATGGAA GTTTGTTTTGGCAGTCCCCAAAAAGACCTCCAGCACCTTTTGATTTTGACTTGAAAGACTCTTT GCACTTCACTTTCATTGTCAGCACTGCCCGGCTCTTCGCAGGGATTTATAACATCCCTTACTCAGAAAAG GATCTCTCTGAAGAGGCGGTGACCAGGATTCTTTCAGATGTCAAGATTCCTGAGTACAGGCCTGCAGAGAAA TGTATAGAGACAGATGAGACAGCAAAGAAGCCTGATCAAATAAAGATGCCTCTAAGcagtgaagaggagagggaggccaTCACACAGCTGGAGCAGGCCATTGCTACTGACAGTGTCACAGCAG AGAGGTTACAGATGAGTCCACTGCAGTTTGAAAAGGACGATGACAGCAATGGCCATATAGACTTTGTCGCATCAGCATCTGCTCTCAGAGCCAGGATGTACTCCATCGAGCCAGCTGACAGACTCAAGACAAAGCGCATAGCCGGCAAGATCATCCCTGCTATCGCCACGGCAACAGCTGCTGTGGCTGGACTG GTGGCCCTCGAGTTGATCAAAGTGGTTGGAGTCTATGGGTTTGAATCTTTCAAAAACTGCTTCTTTAACTTGGCCATCCCTGTAGTGGTGCTCACTGAGCCTGCCCCAGTTAAAAGGACACTCATCAG GGACAACATCTACTTCTCTATCTGGGACTGTTGGACTATCTTTGGTAATGAGGACTTCACTCTCTCTGACTTCATAAATGCAGTGAGG gaAAAGTATGGAATTGAACCCACTATGGTCGTCCATGGTGTGAAGATGCTTTATGTGCCTGTGATGCCTGGACACTCAAAGAGACTCAAACTAAC GATGCAGAAGCTGATCAAGCCATCAGTGGACCGCCGCTACGTTGACCTCACTGTGTCATTCGCTCCGGAAGCAGACGGAGACGATGACCTCCCTGGTCCTCCGGTCAGGTACTACTTCAGCTGCAATGGAGAAGACGCCCTCACACCTTCCTAG